A single window of Manduca sexta isolate Smith_Timp_Sample1 chromosome 15, JHU_Msex_v1.0, whole genome shotgun sequence DNA harbors:
- the LOC115450663 gene encoding eukaryotic translation initiation factor 3 subunit F: MFSFKSIVLVAAAFAIGAESSAVPAVAAAPLVAPAQIGYAHAVPQNIPPYAAQVSVVNRALSPLVAAPAVAAPLAAPLAAPLAAPLAAPVAAPFAAPFAASPYIAGPAAYAAAPYTAAPYAAAPYAAPYGLPGPAAYAAPFPYASAPLVRSPFGYAPAYVR; encoded by the exons ATGTTCTCTTTCAAATCT ATCGTTCTCGTCGCTGCGGCGTTCGCCATTGGAGCTGAATCCAGTGCAGTACCAGCTGTAGCTGCTGCCCCCCTGGTGGCGCCTGCGCAAATCGGCTATGCTCATGCGGTACCTCAGAACATTCCGCCTTACGCTGCCCAAGTAAGCGTGGTCAACAGGGCTCTCAGCCCGTTGGTGGCTGCTCCCGCCGTCGCTGCACCTTTGGCCGCCCCTCTGGCAGCACCGTTAGCTGCTCCGTTAGCCGCGCCTGTAGCTGCGCCCTTCGCAGCTCCCTTCGCCGCATCTCCTTACATCGCTGGACCTGCTGCATACGCCGCTGCACCCTACACTGCTGCACCTTACGCCGCTGCACCCTACGCTGCTCCTTACGGTCTCCCCGGCCCCGCTGCATACGCCGCTCCATTCCCTTACGCCTCTGCTCCATTAGTACGCTCTCCTTTCGGTTACGCCCCAGCGTACGTTCGATAG
- the LOC115450682 gene encoding cuticle protein 16.5, producing the protein MIAKFVIVIALAVVSINASIAPLAAPAAIVAPAVAPAAYIAPYASSYSAHAVNHAVAAPVVAPARVVAPAPVFAAAPYVAHAAPLVAPAAPVLAARYLSAPYYL; encoded by the exons ATGATTGCCAAATTCgtt ATTGTTATCGCCCTGGCCGTCGTTTCCATCAACGCGAGTATTGCACCACTTGCTGCTCCTGCTGCAATTGTGGCCCCTGCAGTGGCGCCGGCGGCGTACATCGCGCCTTACGCCAGCTCGTACTCGGCTCACGCAGTGAACCACGCCGTCGCTGCCCCTGTAGTAGCCCCTGCGCGAGTAGTGGCCCCTGCCCCTGTGTTCGCCGCAGCCCCATATGTAGCCCACGCCGCACCGCTCGTGGCCCCCGCCGCGCCTGTCCTAGCCGCCAGATACCTGTCAGCCCCTTACTACTTATAA